A region of the Falco peregrinus isolate bFalPer1 chromosome 19, bFalPer1.pri, whole genome shotgun sequence genome:
cctccccccccggccGCATTCCCTCCCGCGGGGGGGGCCCGGCGccgctgcccaccccaccccccccggccccgctgctgccccagTCCGCTCTTTTGTTCGGGGCTTTAACCCCCCCGGGGCAGCGCAGCCCCGGGGGTCGCCCCACGCTGTGGGTGGTGGGGGCAGCGGTGGGGCGAGCCTCCGGTACCGGGGAGCAGCGGGCTCAGCCCCGGCAGCACCCCCCTTCCGCGGGGACCCCTGGCCTGCCGAGGGAAGGCTtccccgggggcgggggcccTGCCTTGTTGACCCCCTAAAGCTTTACCCCCCATCCTCCCCCCCCGTGTCATTTTCTTTtggctgtaatttttttttttaaacgctTATTTTTGCTGTCTCATTAATGGTGCTTCGCTGCCCCTCGAGAAGGGTGACAGCTGCTCCAGGAGCTGACTGGACCGGTCCGATGAGGTCTACCCGGCGTCCCCAGCAGCCTCGTGTCCCACAGTAATTGTTGCTGACTTCCACGCTTCTTTTTAAGTCATCGCTCCAGCTGGTGACTTGGGAGGCAGCTCAGGAGAGATGCGGGGCTGAGAGCCGCCGCGCTATGGGTTCCCCTTTGGGAAGGGAGGGCACCGCTTTCCTTCTCCCGTCTGCTGGGCAAACTGGATTTTATGGTTTGCCCCGAGTTTGGCTGCGTGGAGGGGCCCAAGGGGGAAAGGCAGCTCCGTCGCGGCGTTCCTTCCTCCCTTACGGGCGGTGTGAGCACATTTgggaaaagcaaatgcagaacgGTGGCAAAAAAAAGTTCCAAATGCCTTGGGCTCTTCTCAGAGCGAGGTGCCTTTAATGATACAGAGGGCTTTTAATTCCCTAAATGAAGCACGGTGGAAGGACACGGGACCATTAGTAGGTGTTCCTTGCTCAGTGCTCTCACGCTGTTTGCTTCTCCGTTTCATTCGAACGCTCTGATGAGCACGGCTCTCCGGTTATCTTTGCACTGTGTTTAACGTTTCCTCTTCGTGTCCTGCCATCCACCGAACATCTCTTTATCAGACTTTTATCtggactgaaaaatatttccaattcGTTGTTTGTGGCACATGGGAAGGTGGCTGAAGGGGTTTGAAGTTCAGGTCATCACGCAGGTGaaaaacttcaggtttttacTTGCTGTCACGGAAGTGAGGAAAACCCACCTGCTCGTAAACATCCCCTTCAgtgcttctgaaatatttattgctgTTGTACCTCGAACACATACCATCGGTTACAGAACCCCCCCCGACAGAGGCACTTTGCAAAACAGCCTCTTGTCAAATGATCGCAGAACCAGGAGAAACTGCGAAGGAGACCTTTTACCCCAGgatctgaaaacatttcagggTAGGGAGGCTTTGTGACTCCCTGGAAAGTGtcccagctggagagaggaggaagaaggggaaacGGTAGCTCAGGGGTCCACTGGTGACAGCCGGAGCACCTTGGCCTGCGGACTGGTGGGGAAGCTGCTGAGATGTGGCTCCTCCAGCCACCCCTGGGCCCCTGTATCGCCATCGAGATGCGTTTGTGCGTGTCACTCTGCAGGGTTTCAATCAAAGCCACTGCTTCTACACCCCTTTCCCCTCTTATCCTATTAAAGTACAAGGCGTGTTGTCATCTGTGGCAGAACCAAAACGCCGCTGGGACTCGTGGGTTGCTAGAATATGCCCCAAagtgggtgcaggcagcaaaACTTCCTCTGACCTGCAGCGCAGAGCCAGGCGTGTGGAGTTCCTTGTGTCAGGCAGcgcgctggcagctgctggcactgccaggCCGGAGCAGGAGCCACGTGGGTTACCTTTAAAACACGTTTCTGCAGAGTAAGGGACTAATAATGTAACTGGCTCCGCAGCGCCGGTCCTGCGCCGCCGCCGGCTCTTGTAGCCGGCAAAGTTGTTTGGCTGCTCTGTACCTCTGGTCCGGCACGTCCACAGCACAGGCCCCTGCTCCTTTGATGTGCTGCGCATCCTGTCTCCCAAGTAATTTCCAAACCTGTTTCTGTAGCTCTGACTTCTCCAGAAAGAATGTGGGAGAGCAGTGTTTCTGCTCGGCTGCTTTGTTTGACAGACCTCGGTCTGTGCAGGCAGGTGTCTGAAGCGGCAGTGCTTCCCCTGCGCCAACCCCGACGTACGTTCACTCGCGTGCTCTGTGAAAACGTTctcaaaagtaaaataaagatgaaagtGGGATTTCTGCCTGTTCTTGGTCCTTTTGGTGAAAAGCTGAGTCCAGAGTCCTGTTCTCTcttagaaaacaaacagctttttccaCCACGGTGCTGTGCACTGAGCCTTGGTGTTGGATGTAAGGCTGTTTATCGTTAACATGCTTCAGCAGCTTCGTGTCTGTGTTTGCATTAAGGGGTCCTGCGTGCGGTGGTTGAAGCAGCCAATTCCGGAGCGTCGGTTCTCTGCCTGTGCGAGAAGGGAGATGCCATGATCATGGAAGAGACTGGCAAGattttcaagaaggaaaaagaaatgaaaaaaggtgAGGCTTGCTCCAAAGGTATTTTCAGCGCTGTTGTGTTTCTTGGTCCCATTGGGTGGCTGGTGCGAACGGGCAAGAGCACAGAAAGCACCACTCTGATAATTGGTGTAAGAAATGGTTTGTCCTGCCCAGGAAGCTAATTTGAACCcaaatcctcctgcctgcctggctgatAAGCGTCACTGATGGAGCCTCAGCTTCCCATTCCGATGTACCCCATCATCCCCACTGAAACCAGGGTTACTTTGGAGAGCAGCAGCCTCCCCGTAGGAAGGCCTGCGGTGCGGTTATCGCTGCTCTCTAGTTGCCGAGGAAATTGTGTGACAGGCGAGCACATCAGCGAGCGCTCCCCGATCTCTGTTCTGGAGACTTGAGGTCCCTTTTGCGGGTGGCTCACTGCCTTGGGTGGATTTCTTTGATGGTCGCCTGGACCAAAGGAGAGCCCACAGGAGCAGACTGTGCACAGCGTTCCTCGTAGCCTCTTGGCTACAGGTTTCTGTGATGGGACCTTCTACAGCGCTTCAAAACCTGACACGCTGAGTGATGGTCCACACTGGTGGGGCTGCCGTCTGCGCCAGGCGTGAGGCTGCAAGATTTCATggaatatttgtttattttttccctccttttatAGGTATTGCCTTCCCGACGAGTATATCAGTAAATAACTGTGTCTGTCACTTCTCCCCCCTGAAGAGTGACCAAGACTACATCCTCAAAGACGGAGACTTGGTCAAAATGTAAGTGGTTTGGTTGGAATTCTTGTGAGATCGCTGTTGGCGCCTGGGCTTTGCTTTCTAATCCTACTTGGTGTGTACTTCCTCGGCATGGCTAATTAAAGAATCTAATAGCAACCCAGGTGAAGTGCTTGAAATGTGCTTGAGTCTTCCGATGCTTCTAGAAGTCACACAAATTTCCTGAGCCGTGACGCTCCACCTGTAATTAACTTCCTTTGTGTTGCAGTGACTTGGGAGTCCATGTTGATGGCTTCATAGCGAATGTAGCACACAGTTTTGTCATAGACGCCTCAAAGGTAGGTTTTTAATGAAGTGGtgtctcttgctgctgctgctttacctGCAGCCTAAAAGAGAGGTTAAAAAGCTGATGTTGGGGTGCCTCAGGTTCCAAAGGCCGCAGCAGCCTGTTTCGCTGACACACCGCAGGTCTGGTGTCACAGCAGCGACGGCGTGAAAACTGTCcctttccttaaaaattattcagtcCTCTGGAAAACGAGGGCTGACGCGCTGTTTCAACACGTACGGTTTTGCAAGGTTACAAATAATCTGAGATGAACCCCGTAGGAGCAGCGCTGCAGTGAGTTATTTGCATGTAGAATGTCTGGGGCTGTGGGGCGGACTGGGCAGACTGGTTTTGCTGCCCCCTCTACTGGCCGAGGCACAGGGAGAGCCGAGCGCCACGCTGCTGGGAGTCACTACCTTCACAAACGGagctcgggggggggggtttggACCCCAAAACTAGTCCCTGCTGCCCATTTCTCCTGCCTGAATGCACCAGTGTGGGTTTCCCTCGCAGGGGGCCAGTGCCAGCATCTGGCCCCGGCACGTGTTGGCGAGGACACTGCTGTGGCACCTGTGGCTCGGTTGGGCATTTTGGAAGTGACACCCAAGCTACGTTTACGTGGTGGGAATTACTGTTGCGTCCATACAGTTGTCCTGGAAGCTTGGAACAAATTTTTTAGCTGTAGTCTCGGGAGGAGGCTGGTGGTGTGGTTTTGGGAATGGTTTTTCTCCGGTGGCTGTGTCTGAACAACTTGATGGggagaaaatttaaaaaaaaaataatattattttgaaGTGTATTGAAATCTTTCCAGTCTGTATTTCTGGCTACGCAAGAAtcttgttctgttttcagtctttgaCAGTGATGTGCTTGTACTAGGATGTCTGTGTTGAAATTTGTGAGAGAGCTGGTTTAATTGTGGCTGATGCTCATCTGCTCTTTTAATGAAGGAGAGACTAATGATGGAGCTGTGAAGCCAGAAGCCCTGCCGCCTCTGAGCTAATTTCCCTGTTCGCTCGGGGGGAGTGTGTCCCGTTAGACGGAGAATCTCCATCTTGAGACTCTCAGAACGGTGTTGTGGCTAATAAGAGGGCAGGGAACGTACcttaaaaagcctttttttttctgttcttccaggaAAACCCTGTGTCAGGCCGTAAAGCTGATGTCATCAAGGCGGCTCATCTCTGTGCCGAAGCTGCTCTGCGCTTGGTAAAGCCTGGAAACCAGGTGAGTGACTGATACGGGGGAAAGTATATTGGGGTAGGGGAGAAGAAGTTCAAGTATGGACGCTGCCTGTGCCGTGCTTCGTGTGTAGAGATAAGAGTGTGACCTTGCCTGGGAGGAATTGCCCAGCGCAGAGGGGAAtctggaggcagcagctgaacGGTGCTCCCTTAAATCTCCCACTTGCACCCCTCCCTCGCTGGGTGCTGGGCATCTCGGCACTCGTGGGCGATCTCCTTTATCGCTGCATTACTATTCCAGACGTACTTGCGTCGCTCTCAGTTCCCAGCGTGATGCCCTAAAAAGATCCTTGTGAGAAGGTGCTGGGCGCAGTGCGGGAGGCTGAGCTGACCTCGTGTTACGTGCTGGTTTTGTTGATACAGGATTAAAAATGGATGCCTGAtactcttttctcctttttatgaAAGTGTTAGAGCACCAGTCAGAAAACCTGCTGGTTTTATCACAAAACACtgtcaagttaaaaaaaccctgtcatGCTTGTGGCTTGAATTTTATATCCTTAATGTGTTTTCCTGTGTCCTTCATGCAGAACACACAAGTGACAGACGCGTGGAACAAAATAGCCCACTCGTTTCACTGCACGCCGATTGAAGGTAAGGACAGGGGAGCTGCCGACTGGAGGCAGCGATGTTGTAGCTGCACCCTAAATCCTGAGCTGCCCTGTTCAAATTCCGGGAAACATTTAACGACGACAAGTCCTAGGCACGCCATCTTTATATGCAGCAGCCTTtgctaaaaaaacaaacaaacaaaaaaacccacaaaaaaaccccaaaccccttcaaaacttaaaaattctttcttccatttattttatttttttttttaattttgaaagaagtGTTAATCTAGGAATGATATGAGCTTCCAGGGCTGCTAGGTAGTGGCTCGTGGGCTTCCTGCCAACCTTGGGCAAATTGTGTGGCCTTTTGCCTTCGCACTTGACCACTCGTGGTCAAAACCCCTTTAGTAAATACATAACAGAGCTTGTTTGTAAGGCGGgagctgctgcaaaagcagcccATACATGTGCAGGGTACGTAATTTCCTTCCAGCTCTAAACTGATTCACGTTCTCTTCGCAGCGTTGATAACGGGCGAGTGGGAAGGCGCTGGGATAGCGTCTGGTAGAAATGAGACCACTGGTTTCTTGTCGGAAAGGTGGCAAGAGAGCTTGGCCTGACATTTGGCACATGGCAGATGCTTTTCTGCTGGGGGGTGACATCACTGTCAAATGGTTCCTTCAGCCGCAATTAAATCGGTCTGTTCTTAGTTaaatttcctgaaatactttaaaGCTGGCTCGTTCTCTTTGCTTGCCTTAGCCCAGGCTCGGAACTTCGGGTCCCTGTTCCTTGTGTGGGATGGCTTTGTGGGTCTCCTCAGTGCTTTGCTCCTTTCTCTGTGAAAAAACATGGCATCAGCTGCAGTGAGGAGGCGGCCGCTCACACTGTCAAGGGAGTTTAAGCAGCCACTGTTTTGGAAACAGTCAAGTGCCGTAATTATCtaggcactggcagcagcataAGGCCCCAGTTGATGAAAACAAACGGAGCTGTTGGCGGCTGGGGTTGTGCTTTCCCTTCCCGCCAGCGGCAGCCGTCCTTCCTGAATGGGGACATGCGACCgtccctgctggctgctggcgTGGGGAGCAGAACAGGAATGGCCCCGAGTGCCTCTTCCCAGGCTTCCATGTGAAGGTTCACTATAGGACAGGGGAGGAAGAAGTAAAGCAAACCCCTCAGAACAGCCTTCTGAGCGCTGGCCGGCTGAGGAGCTGGGGAAGAGACTGAAAGTTTCCATTAATTTGACATTTGGCATCTTTAAAAATGCCTGGGGGTGCGTCGCACGTGGCTGTGTGTTCACCTCCGGTCCGTCGCAGCCCGCTGGCGGAGCGCATATGCCTTACGGAGAAGCGGTCGCTCTTGCAAGGCCttggcagctggctggggagcaccCCTCATCCGTGCTGATGCCCCCGAGGGTCTGCAGCAGAGGGAAGCTGAGGAAGTGCTAATGCTGAAGACAGTTTGCCTTCCCGCTCGCTCTAGCCGAGCCCTGGGGTGGTAATAATGCAAGTCACTGCGTCGTTTGCAGCTCAGAGGTGTTAATGGATTCTCTTATCGCGGCAGGGATGCTGTCACACCAGCTGAAACAGCATGTGATCGATGGAGAGAAAACAATCATCCAGAACCCTACAGACCAGCAAAAGTGAGCATCACCTCCGGGGTTGCTGCTTCCAGCAGTGTTTGGGAGGGGGGTGACTAGGTCCAGAATGCTGCCCCTGTTTCCTGCTGCAATATCAAGCTGGGGGGCTGTAGCAGGTAGGTTTAATTTCACTGGGGTACAGACCGCTCCCCGTGTGGCCTCTTTCTTGAAGTCGGCCCCAGTATGGCCAATTCGTAGCTTGGGAACCCGTGAAGTGTGGCTCTCTTTGGGGGTTgttccaagaaagaaaagctggaagtCACTGACGTGAGGCTCTGCTGGCACCTGCAAGCGCTCTTGGTTTCTGTCCAGTTTCTCAAAGGAGTCTGCTGGAGGCTGCCAGCAGAACAACCAACTGTTGCTTGTAGCGGTGGATGCTCATTCACCAGGAGTTGTGCCAAGACCTACTGGTCGCCTTGCAGAAGCTGCCAGGAGCCCACTGGATGGTGATGGCTGTCGGTACCATCTCAGGATGGGTTTAACTAATGAGTTGGACGTGTCATTCCCTTTCATTCCCtgtcccagcagctcctctccctcgGAGACCCTCGGGATTGGGTCTCACTGGCTTTAAATCCAGCATTTGGACTGTGAAGTCCTCAGGCGTGGCGATGTGCCAGGTGTAGTGGGGCTCTTGGCTTGCCCAGGACCTGGCCACAAGTCCAAAGAGCTGGTGCTGAATGTCTTAAGGGCCCTCCCACCCTTCACTGGGGATGGAGCTACTTGTCATGGGCAGAAGGAGCTCTGGCTTGTCATCCTTCTTCTCTGCCAGCCTGTCGCTGGTCAGCTCGGCTGCCTGGCATCTTCAGTTTCTGTGTCTTCTGTGCCAGTTTTGCTCTTCTCGTCGGGGGCCTGGTTGCTGTAGCACCGTAGCTCTACTTGGTGCTTTAGACCTTCTCTGGCTGAGCCCAGCGTGGGCTTGAGGCACTCTGGCTCTGTAGGAGGTTTTCTCTATTTACCATTCTTTTGACtcactaaaattatttttttttttcatccaggaAGGAccatgaaaaagcagaatttgaggTCCACGAAGTTTACGCTGTTGATGTTCTTGTCAGCAGTGGAGAGGGAAAGGTGAGTCTGGTGCTTCTTGGCCCTCTGCTCATCCTCTGTGCGTGTGGTCAAAGCGCCAGTGTTTCAGCATTTCCATCATCATCCCACGGTGCTGACAGCCATGTCCTTGTGGGTGCCAGTTCCAGCCAGGAGTTACTTGTTGCCTGGGTATCTCTGGCTCTTTGGGTGGAGCTTTTTCCATCCAAAAAGTTGAGGTGCACCCTGACAATCTCGGCATAGGGACGGTGTTGGTCCGATGTAAACGTCCCAGCGCGTGCAGGCGGTTGGCTGGTCTGGCTGAGGAAGCGCTGCACTGCTTTCCTGGTCTCTCAGCGCTATTTGCATTTTTAGGCAAAGGATGCTGGACAGAGAACTACAATttacaaaagggatccctccaAACAATATGGCTTGAAGATGAAAACCTCCCGTGCCTTTTTCAGTGAGGTGGAGAGGCGCTTTGATACTATGCCATTTACTCTCAGGTATTTGCTCTTACGCGTGGCCTCCCCGTGTGCTCAGAGCTGGATGCTTTGCGTGAGCTTACAGACTCTGCTGCCAGCAAAACCAACTTGCTTTCACTGTCCTGtcgcagaggaggaggaggctgcctgtgctgctttaCGTTGGGGTTTGCTGTATTTGAGCCTAGGAGTGGGTGTAGGAAGGATGTTACAGGCTTAAGCAGGAATCCCAGGCAGAGCCTGCGGATTTGAGAATCTCCTGTGCCTCGCGTGGCAGGTGGCGAGCTGGGAATTGCGTTTAGAATAAAACAGGGGTGAAAGCAGTGTCAGGGCAGAGCATGCAGAGGCGGGGCAGTTCCCATCAGTTTTTGGATGCAATGTACCCTCAAACTGAGGAAACAAACGTTCGCTTGACAGGctcttttcatctttaaatCCACTCGTTTTTTCCGCTCTCTGGAGGCAGCAGTTCACCCGGCCAGTTGCCTGCTATTGTCACTGCACCATGACACTGCTGGGGCGAGGGGGACGCTGGGGAATATAAAGTTTCCAGCCTGACCCTGGGGGCAATTCTGCAATTCTGTGGGGTGGATTCTGACTTCCAGGAAAGGGCCTGAGCTCAGGTGTGGCTCTTTCTCCTCCGCAGGGCATTTGAGGATGAGAAGAAGGCCAGGATGGGGGTGGTGGAATGCGCCAAACACgagctgctccagcctttcAATGTCCTCTACGAAAAGGAAGGTGAGCACAGGCAGTGGGAGGACTGGGAGCCGGGCATGGAGGGGCTCGGTGGACAACTGTCGCTTCCGGAGCCTGGCGATGCCGGTGCTGACTCTGTCACTGTGCAAATACCAGAGATGGACTTCAAGGGCCCTGGGATTTATCCTCCAGGAAACTCGCTACCCGTTGGCTTCAGGATTGGAATTCTTCCAGGGATGAGATGAAAGTTgttgggtttatttattttttttgcgGAGTAATTtcctgggcaggaggagagatTGATGGCTGAGGCTCTCTGGTTTGCTTACAGAGCAGGCGTGGCAGGGTGGTGGCGAAGGAATCGTTTTGCCCTGGGCGGGGTAGGCTTAAGAAATTCCTGTGAGGTGGTTTTTAGCAGCGACAGTGTGGGAATAGCACAGGAATCGAAACAATGCCTGGTCGGAAATACCTGCCCAGCTACCTGGTGGATCGGATCCGTGGGGGCTGCGGTGGCGTGACGCCCGTTTCTGTCTTGCAGGAGAGTTTGTTGCACAGTTCAAATTCACAGTGCTTTTAATGCCCAACGGTCCCATGAGGATAACCAGCGGCCCCTTTGAACCCGAGCTCTATAAGTCGGAGTTTGAGGTGCAAGATGGAGAACTGAAggttggtttaaaaataaaaatgaaagagacgGTAGCATGTGGCGGGGGTCACCCTGGCTCGGCATCCCTCGGGGTGAAGGTGGGAAGGGAAATCTGGAGGAGCGTGCAGGGGAGGGGCGGAGGTGCAagcttcaaaaggaaaaagattttgtttaagCCCAGGTTGGGCCCCTGTTTCCTGCATCAAGTGCTGGCGCTCGGGGCGCTTGAGAAGGGTGCCCAGCCCTTTCCGAGGAGGGGCTgagcagcctcagcagctgGCTCCAAGGCCTCATACCTCGGCTGGGCGTGATGCTGTGGCATTCCCCATCTATCACTGTGCCCGTTAGGACTTAGCAGCATTCCTTCAGTGGCTGGCGGTGCTCCTTCCACTCTAAAGGCGTTCCCCTTTATCgcctgtcaaagaaaaaaaaaaaaagagcctgcTTTCTAGCTTGTGATGTTTCCTTCCTGTCTCCAGGCCCTTCTACAAAGTTCTGCAAGCCGGAAGacccagaaaaagaagaaaaagaaggtaattGGGCCACGTTTTGTGGGGATTAGCGGCATGTTCTCTCTCGCTAGTCAGCAGCGGCCAAATGTTACCCAGGTCCTGCGTGGTCGCGTTTTGGGCTCGCCTCCCAGCCTGGGATAAAGAATAGCCTGGTGTTCCCCCAgcttgggcagcagcagccttgtgggaaggggctgtgtccccccaggGGGTCTGTGTCCTGGTCCCCGAGCCAGCCCCGGTTCTGACCGCTGCCGTGGGTTTGTTTCCGCAGGCCTCCAAGAATGCAGAGAATGCCACCACGGGAGAAACAGCGGAAGAGAATGAGGCTGGCGACTGAGCAGCTCCCGCTCCCTCCATGTAGCACCCGATTCACACACACT
Encoded here:
- the PA2G4 gene encoding proliferation-associated protein 2G4 — its product is MSGEEEAAELTIAEDLVVTKYKMGGDIANRVLRAVVEAANSGASVLCLCEKGDAMIMEETGKIFKKEKEMKKGIAFPTSISVNNCVCHFSPLKSDQDYILKDGDLVKIDLGVHVDGFIANVAHSFVIDASKENPVSGRKADVIKAAHLCAEAALRLVKPGNQNTQVTDAWNKIAHSFHCTPIEGMLSHQLKQHVIDGEKTIIQNPTDQQKKDHEKAEFEVHEVYAVDVLVSSGEGKAKDAGQRTTIYKRDPSKQYGLKMKTSRAFFSEVERRFDTMPFTLRAFEDEKKARMGVVECAKHELLQPFNVLYEKEGEFVAQFKFTVLLMPNGPMRITSGPFEPELYKSEFEVQDGELKALLQSSASRKTQKKKKKKASKNAENATTGETAEENEAGD